The following proteins come from a genomic window of Azoarcus sp. PA01:
- a CDS encoding alpha-1,4-glucan--maltose-1-phosphate maltosyltransferase, protein MRTRTADIVEDARRVPDEGRIRAVIEAVTPQVDGGRFAVKRVAGDEFDVEADCFADGHDAVLAMLCWRRDPDEQWHAVPMTAIGNDRWRARIRLGEVGRCWYTVTAWVDAFESWRRDLTRRIELDDIRMAGLIGADLIEETAERATIGDDRERLAGWARRLRDASQAERADPNALKALGLDARLGEIAARHPDRRFAAVHPILPLDIDRPLARFGAWYELFPRSTAAVAGAHGTLRSCADRLADIAAMGFDVLYLPPIHPVGRERRKGPNNALVAGPDDVGSPWAIGAAEGGHLAVHPLLGTVDDLRFLIARAREHGVELALDIALQCAPDHPWVAEHPEWFRRRPDGTVQYAENPPKKYQDIYPFDFETGDWQAMWEALAGIFRHWIAEGVRIFRVDNPHTKAFPFWEWAIASIRGDHPDVIFLAEAFTRPRVMHRLAKLGFTQSYTYFTWRNTRAELTEYFTELAHGPGADYFRPNVWPNTPDILPEYLQLGGRPAFVVRLVLAATLAATYGIYGPAFELMEHMPREPGSEEYLNSEKYQLREWDLDRADSLAALIGRVNRARRDNPALHDNTSLRFLPIDNDQLIAYSKTAEAGDNIIIVVANLDPHNVHSGWLELDLDALGITPGTGFQMHDLLSGARYLWSSARNFVRLDPQRVPAHLFVLRRRVRSERDFDYFL, encoded by the coding sequence ATGCGCACCCGGACCGCTGACATAGTCGAGGATGCGCGCCGCGTGCCGGACGAAGGGCGGATTCGCGCCGTCATCGAGGCGGTCACGCCACAGGTCGACGGCGGTCGCTTTGCCGTCAAGCGCGTCGCCGGCGACGAGTTCGACGTCGAGGCAGACTGCTTCGCGGATGGCCACGACGCGGTGCTCGCGATGCTGTGCTGGCGGCGCGACCCGGACGAGCAGTGGCACGCCGTGCCGATGACGGCGATCGGCAACGACCGCTGGCGCGCCCGGATCAGGCTCGGCGAGGTCGGGCGGTGCTGGTACACCGTCACCGCGTGGGTCGATGCGTTCGAGTCGTGGCGCCGGGATCTGACGCGGCGGATCGAGCTCGACGACATCCGCATGGCAGGGCTGATCGGCGCCGACCTGATCGAGGAGACTGCCGAACGCGCGACGATCGGCGACGACCGCGAGCGGCTCGCGGGGTGGGCGCGGCGGCTGCGCGACGCGAGCCAGGCCGAACGCGCGGACCCGAACGCGCTCAAGGCGCTCGGGCTCGATGCGCGACTCGGTGAGATCGCAGCGCGCCATCCGGATCGCCGCTTCGCCGCCGTCCACCCGATTCTGCCGCTCGACATCGACCGTCCGCTCGCGCGCTTTGGCGCGTGGTACGAGCTTTTTCCGCGCTCGACCGCAGCAGTCGCCGGCGCGCACGGAACGCTGCGCAGCTGCGCCGATCGTCTCGCCGACATCGCCGCGATGGGCTTCGACGTGCTGTACCTGCCGCCGATCCATCCGGTCGGCCGCGAGCGGCGCAAGGGACCGAACAACGCGCTCGTCGCCGGGCCGGACGACGTCGGCAGCCCGTGGGCGATCGGCGCCGCGGAAGGCGGGCATCTCGCGGTGCACCCGCTGCTCGGTACGGTCGACGATCTGCGCTTTCTGATCGCGCGCGCGCGCGAACACGGCGTCGAACTCGCGCTCGACATCGCGCTGCAGTGCGCGCCGGACCATCCATGGGTCGCCGAGCATCCGGAGTGGTTCCGCCGCCGGCCCGACGGGACAGTGCAGTACGCCGAAAACCCGCCGAAGAAATACCAGGACATCTATCCGTTCGACTTCGAGACCGGCGACTGGCAGGCGATGTGGGAAGCGCTCGCCGGCATCTTCCGCCACTGGATCGCAGAAGGCGTGCGGATCTTCCGCGTCGATAACCCGCACACCAAGGCTTTTCCGTTCTGGGAATGGGCGATCGCGAGCATTCGCGGCGATCATCCGGACGTGATCTTCCTCGCCGAAGCCTTCACGCGGCCACGCGTGATGCACCGGCTCGCGAAGCTCGGGTTCACGCAGTCGTACACGTACTTCACGTGGCGCAACACGCGCGCCGAGCTCACCGAGTATTTCACCGAGCTCGCGCATGGCCCCGGCGCCGATTACTTCCGCCCGAACGTCTGGCCCAACACGCCCGACATCCTGCCCGAATATCTGCAGCTGGGCGGCCGGCCGGCTTTCGTCGTGCGCCTCGTGCTTGCGGCGACGCTCGCGGCGACCTACGGCATCTACGGCCCGGCGTTCGAGCTGATGGAGCACATGCCGCGCGAGCCGGGCAGCGAGGAGTACCTCAACTCCGAGAAATACCAGCTGCGCGAATGGGACCTCGACCGGGCCGACAGCCTCGCCGCGCTGATCGGGCGCGTCAACCGCGCACGCCGCGACAACCCGGCGCTGCATGACAACACGTCGCTGCGTTTCCTGCCGATCGACAACGACCAGCTGATCGCGTATTCGAAGACGGCCGAGGCAGGCGACAACATCATCATCGTCGTCGCGAATCTCGATCCGCACAACGTGCATTCGGGGTGGCTCGAACTCGACCTCGACGCGTTGGGCATTACGCCGGGGACGGGCTTTCAAATGCACGACCTGCTGTCCGGCGCGCGCTACCTGTGGAGCAGCGCGCGCAACTTCGTGCGGCTCGACCCGCAGCGCGTTCCCGCGCACCTTTTCGTGCTGCGCCGTCGCGTGCGCAGCGAACGCGATTTCGACTACTTCCTGTAA
- a CDS encoding PRC-barrel domain-containing protein, which produces MNMNAKTKRKLIAAIVATAVGLPAYLGHAAEERPAPPATSTREAPPAAAPGAATAQSRVARASKLIGAEVKNPVGEKLGEIKDLIVDVRNGTAHYAVLSFGGIAGIADKLFAYPVSMLRWGPGKDELILDIERSRLEAAPGFGPGPWPDWGVDSYRRSVDEYFKTDRPAETGPNPKLMQASKLLDVEVEDREKRNAGEIKDLVVSLADGTVPYAVLDLDKAWNADDKLVPLPLSSFEFSTDDEKIVLKESREGFDTSRGFDDNNWPDMNGPALRGDLNKSPGERERERR; this is translated from the coding sequence ATGAATATGAATGCAAAGACCAAACGCAAATTGATCGCGGCGATCGTAGCGACGGCCGTCGGGCTGCCCGCCTACCTGGGGCACGCTGCCGAAGAACGTCCGGCGCCGCCCGCGACCTCGACGCGCGAAGCGCCGCCAGCCGCTGCCCCGGGCGCCGCAACGGCCCAGTCGCGTGTGGCGCGGGCAAGCAAGCTGATCGGCGCCGAAGTCAAGAATCCGGTGGGCGAAAAGCTCGGCGAAATCAAGGACCTCATCGTGGATGTGCGAAACGGGACGGCGCATTACGCAGTGCTGTCATTCGGCGGCATCGCGGGGATCGCCGACAAGCTCTTTGCTTATCCGGTTAGCATGTTGCGGTGGGGGCCGGGCAAGGACGAGCTGATACTCGACATCGAACGCTCGCGGCTCGAAGCGGCTCCCGGGTTCGGCCCCGGCCCCTGGCCTGACTGGGGGGTCGATTCGTATCGCCGCAGCGTCGACGAGTATTTCAAGACCGATCGGCCCGCCGAAACCGGACCGAATCCGAAACTGATGCAGGCCAGCAAGCTGCTCGACGTCGAGGTCGAAGACCGCGAGAAACGCAACGCCGGCGAAATCAAGGATCTCGTCGTGAGCCTCGCCGACGGAACGGTGCCGTATGCCGTGCTCGATCTCGACAAGGCGTGGAACGCCGACGACAAGCTGGTTCCGCTTCCGCTGTCGTCGTTCGAGTTTTCGACGGATGACGAGAAGATCGTGCTCAAGGAGTCGCGCGAAGGGTTCGACACGAGCCGGGGTTTCGACGACAACAACTGGCCCGACATGAACGGTCCGGCCTTGCGGGGCGACTTGAACAAGTCCCCGGGCGAGCGCGAGCGGGAGCGCAGGTAG
- a CDS encoding DUF2892 domain-containing protein, whose product MLSSTVDRVPAHTAAHINQRIRQLTRENIERASLGGPAQIDRRLAELDEEWDIERTLEANAASVMLAGTALALFVDRRFLALPALVGAFLLQHALQGWCPPLPLFRRLGVRTAGEIEEERRALQAMRNGTRATGSAVPRTGAAIERIR is encoded by the coding sequence ATGTTGTCATCGACCGTAGACCGCGTCCCCGCGCACACCGCCGCCCACATCAACCAGCGCATCCGGCAGCTCACCCGGGAGAACATCGAGCGCGCGTCGCTCGGCGGGCCGGCGCAGATCGACCGGCGCCTCGCGGAGCTGGACGAGGAGTGGGACATCGAGCGCACGCTCGAGGCGAATGCGGCGTCGGTGATGCTCGCCGGGACCGCGCTGGCGCTGTTCGTCGATCGCCGCTTCCTGGCGCTGCCCGCGCTCGTCGGCGCGTTCCTGCTGCAGCATGCGCTGCAGGGCTGGTGCCCGCCGCTGCCGCTGTTCCGGCGCCTGGGTGTGCGCACCGCGGGCGAGATCGAGGAGGAGCGCCGCGCGTTGCAGGCGATGCGCAACGGCACGCGCGCGACCGGCTCGGCGGTCCCCAGGACGGGCGCCGCGATCGAACGGATCCGCTGA
- the egtD gene encoding L-histidine N(alpha)-methyltransferase, which translates to MQMSDPGKSPLWKAPTTDGARHRLPDRAGDDDFRSALLAGLAATPKHVSCKFFYDAEGSALFDRICTLPEYYPTRVEFALLERHAAELAGLIGPDVELVEFGAGSGRKVRRLLDALQRPRAYVPVDISGEHLQQAAKRLSADYPRLGIRPVVADYTQAFDLPQSMSGVQRRVGFFPGSTIGNFAPEEAAEFLGMAAVLLDGGGLLIGVDLVKDPALLHAAYNDSQGVTAAFNKNLLARANRELGADFADDGFAHYAFYQPLARRVEMHLVSLAAQRVRVAGREFRFAAGETLHTENSYKYTIDGFRSLAEQAGFVPRRYWTDAAPLFSLHWLEVA; encoded by the coding sequence ATGCAGATGAGTGACCCGGGCAAAAGCCCGTTGTGGAAAGCACCGACAACGGACGGGGCGCGGCATCGCCTGCCGGACCGGGCCGGGGACGACGATTTCCGCAGTGCGCTGCTTGCCGGCCTCGCGGCGACGCCGAAACACGTGTCGTGCAAGTTTTTTTACGACGCCGAAGGCTCGGCGCTGTTCGATCGTATCTGCACGCTGCCGGAGTATTACCCGACCCGCGTCGAATTCGCGCTTCTCGAACGCCACGCAGCCGAGCTGGCCGGGCTCATCGGTCCGGACGTCGAACTCGTCGAGTTCGGCGCCGGTTCCGGGCGCAAGGTGCGGCGGCTGCTCGATGCGCTGCAACGGCCGCGTGCCTACGTTCCGGTCGACATCTCGGGCGAACATCTGCAGCAGGCCGCGAAGCGGCTGAGTGCGGATTACCCGCGGCTCGGGATTCGGCCGGTCGTCGCCGACTACACGCAGGCGTTCGATCTTCCGCAGAGCATGTCGGGGGTGCAGCGCCGTGTCGGTTTTTTCCCCGGTTCGACGATCGGCAATTTCGCGCCCGAAGAGGCCGCCGAATTCCTCGGCATGGCGGCGGTTTTGCTGGACGGCGGGGGCCTGCTGATCGGCGTCGACCTGGTCAAGGATCCGGCGCTTCTGCATGCCGCCTACAACGATTCGCAAGGCGTCACGGCGGCGTTCAACAAGAATCTGCTCGCGCGAGCGAACCGCGAGCTCGGCGCGGACTTCGCCGACGACGGTTTCGCCCATTACGCGTTCTACCAGCCGCTCGCGCGGCGCGTCGAAATGCATCTGGTCAGTCTCGCCGCGCAGCGGGTGCGGGTCGCCGGCCGGGAATTCCGTTTCGCCGCCGGCGAGACGCTGCACACCGAGAATTCCTACAAGTACACCATCGACGGGTTCCGCTCGCTCGCCGAACAGGCCGGCTTCGTGCCGCGCAGATACTGGACCGACGCGGCGCCGCTGTTCAGCCTGCACTGGCTCGAAGTCGCCTGA
- the glgB gene encoding 1,4-alpha-glucan branching protein GlgB: MDATTTHSRLSEHDIYLFREGSHGRLYDKLGCQLDDAGARFAVWAPNARAVSVIGSFNAWRDDAAVLRARDDGSGIWEGFVAGVAPGDIYKYRVAGHDGRVAEKADPFAQYAEVPPATGSRAWRSAHRWADDAWMAGRARANALDAPFSIYELHLGSWRRGPDGALPGYREIAPQLAAYVVECGFTHVELMPLSEHPFYGSWGYQTTGYFAATARYGTPDDLMFLIDTLHQAGVGVILDWVPSHFPSDAHGLAEFDGTYLYEHADPRQGFHPEWHSCIFNYGRHEVCAFLLSSALFWLERFHIDGLRVDAVASMLYLDYGRQHGEWVPNRYGGRENLDAVAFLRRLNEAVYRDHPGVQTIAEESTAWPMVSRPVYVGGLGFGMKWNMGWMHDSLDYFRHDPLFRKFHHGRITFSIWYAFHENFVLPLSHDEVVYGKGSLIGKMPGDSWQQFAGVRALFGYMWAHPGKKLLFMGGEFGQRREWTHEGELEWWVLGQPEHAGLRQWVGDLNRLYRERAALHELDFDEAGFQWIDSDDSENSVLSFLRKSRDGAIVLVVCNFTPVTRPNYTLGVPRAGFWREALNSDATLYGGSGAGNLGGVETVPVPAHGHYQSLTLTLPPLAVLFLSPEVDDAHPDR; this comes from the coding sequence ATGGACGCTACGACGACGCACAGCCGCCTCTCCGAACACGACATCTACCTGTTCCGCGAAGGCTCGCACGGGCGCCTCTACGACAAGCTCGGCTGCCAGCTCGACGACGCTGGCGCGCGTTTCGCCGTGTGGGCGCCGAACGCACGCGCGGTATCGGTGATCGGGAGCTTCAATGCGTGGCGCGACGATGCGGCAGTGCTACGCGCGCGTGACGACGGTTCGGGCATCTGGGAAGGTTTCGTCGCCGGCGTCGCGCCCGGCGACATCTACAAGTACCGCGTCGCGGGTCATGACGGGCGCGTTGCCGAGAAGGCCGACCCGTTCGCGCAGTATGCCGAAGTGCCGCCAGCGACCGGCTCGCGCGCGTGGCGCAGCGCGCACCGCTGGGCCGACGACGCGTGGATGGCCGGGCGCGCTCGCGCGAACGCGCTCGATGCGCCGTTCAGCATCTACGAACTGCATCTCGGCTCGTGGCGCCGCGGGCCGGACGGTGCGCTGCCGGGCTATCGCGAGATCGCGCCGCAGCTCGCCGCATACGTCGTCGAGTGCGGCTTCACGCATGTCGAACTGATGCCGCTCTCGGAGCATCCGTTCTACGGCTCGTGGGGCTACCAGACCACGGGCTATTTTGCCGCGACGGCGCGCTACGGCACCCCCGACGACCTGATGTTCCTGATCGACACGCTGCATCAGGCCGGCGTCGGCGTGATCCTCGACTGGGTGCCGTCGCATTTTCCGAGCGATGCACACGGCCTGGCCGAGTTCGACGGCACCTACCTGTATGAACATGCGGACCCGCGCCAAGGCTTCCACCCGGAATGGCATTCGTGCATCTTCAATTACGGCCGCCACGAAGTGTGCGCGTTCCTGCTGTCGTCGGCGCTGTTCTGGCTCGAACGCTTCCATATCGACGGACTGCGCGTCGATGCGGTCGCGTCGATGCTGTATCTCGACTACGGACGCCAGCACGGCGAGTGGGTGCCGAACCGCTACGGCGGCCGGGAGAACCTCGACGCGGTCGCGTTCCTGCGGCGGCTCAACGAGGCGGTGTATCGCGACCACCCGGGCGTGCAGACGATCGCCGAAGAGTCGACCGCATGGCCGATGGTGTCGCGCCCGGTGTATGTCGGGGGCCTGGGCTTCGGCATGAAATGGAACATGGGCTGGATGCACGACTCGCTCGACTATTTCCGCCACGACCCGCTGTTCCGCAAGTTCCACCACGGCCGGATCACGTTCTCGATCTGGTACGCGTTCCACGAGAACTTCGTGCTGCCGCTGTCGCATGACGAAGTCGTCTACGGCAAAGGCTCGCTGATCGGCAAGATGCCCGGCGACAGCTGGCAGCAGTTCGCCGGCGTGCGCGCGCTGTTCGGCTACATGTGGGCGCATCCGGGCAAGAAGCTGCTGTTCATGGGCGGCGAGTTCGGCCAGCGGCGCGAATGGACGCACGAGGGCGAACTCGAATGGTGGGTGCTCGGGCAGCCGGAACACGCCGGCCTGCGGCAGTGGGTCGGCGACCTGAACCGGCTGTATCGCGAGCGCGCCGCGCTGCACGAGCTTGATTTCGACGAAGCCGGTTTCCAATGGATCGACAGCGACGACAGCGAAAACAGCGTGCTGTCGTTCCTGCGCAAGTCGCGCGACGGCGCGATCGTCCTCGTCGTATGCAATTTCACGCCGGTGACGCGACCGAACTACACGCTCGGCGTGCCGCGCGCCGGCTTCTGGCGCGAAGCCCTCAACAGCGACGCGACGCTGTACGGCGGCAGCGGCGCGGGCAACCTCGGCGGCGTCGAAACCGTGCCGGTGCCCGCGCACGGCCATTACCAGTCGCTGACGCTGACGTTGCCGCCGCTGGCGGTGCTGTTCCTGAGTCCGGAGGTCGACGATGCGCACCCGGACCGCTGA
- a CDS encoding acyloxyacyl hydrolase, giving the protein MFAAASACPAAPGVALQAGSYDSVDSVGVQWLLPVWYRTDWNNWRIASHPEVQLNLLRSHSDKAAQAGAFATFRISPIRTGAYPYFEAGLGLNLFSEKKVGRRNLATRFQFGELIGAGIAWGGRAGHEGETSVGLRLSHYSNAGLKQPNHGIEVFQLTVSHRF; this is encoded by the coding sequence TTGTTCGCCGCCGCGAGCGCGTGCCCCGCCGCGCCGGGAGTCGCGCTGCAGGCCGGAAGCTACGACTCGGTCGATAGCGTCGGGGTTCAGTGGCTGCTGCCGGTCTGGTATCGCACCGACTGGAACAACTGGCGCATCGCCAGCCACCCGGAAGTCCAGCTGAACCTCCTCCGCAGCCATTCGGACAAAGCGGCGCAGGCCGGCGCTTTTGCGACGTTCCGCATCTCTCCGATCCGCACCGGCGCGTACCCGTATTTCGAGGCGGGCCTCGGTCTGAACCTGTTCTCGGAAAAGAAAGTCGGACGCCGGAATCTGGCCACCCGCTTCCAGTTCGGCGAACTGATCGGCGCCGGCATCGCCTGGGGAGGCCGGGCCGGGCACGAAGGCGAGACATCGGTCGGCTTGCGGCTGAGCCATTATTCGAACGCCGGGTTGAAGCAACCGAATCACGGCATCGAAGTGTTCCAGCTCACCGTCAGCCATCGCTTCTAG
- the treS gene encoding maltose alpha-D-glucosyltransferase produces the protein MDLLPAMAAPDKETDDGLWYKDAVVYELHVKAFFDANDDGVGDFNGLTRKLDYIRDLGVNTIWLLPFYPSPLKDDGYDVADYHGVLPAYGTRADFRQFVREAHRRGLRVITELVVNHTSDQHAWFQAARRAPAGSSKRNYYVWSDDPTRYSGTRIIFTDTETSNWAWDPVAKSYYWHRFFSHQPDLNFENPNVLKAVLRTMRFWLDMGVDGFRLDAIPYLREREGTNNENLAETHDVIREIRKCIDAHYRGRVLLAEANQWPEDVREYFGDGDECHMAYHFPLMPRLFMAVAQEDRFPVVDIMRQTPDIPDNCQWAIFLRNHDELTLEMVTDRERDYMWQFFANDPRMRINVGIRRRLAPLLENSRDRIELMSFLLLTMPGSPIIYYGDELGMGDNVFLGDRDGVRTPMQWTPDRNAGFSRADPQQLYLPPIMDPIYGFQAINVEAQARNPHSLLNFTRRLIAMRNGSRAFGRGTLRFLEPGNRKVLAYLREYRDQSVLCVANLARTPQAVELDLARFEGRVPVEIVGRVPFPPVGKLPYLLTLAGHGFFAFELSADAPAPNWHEERLPQTELPMLVLTEGWRTFFRGHEGGSAVRRAIATRSRDQLQNEVLLPYLQARRWFAAKGETVTRIEVVEEQEWAAGGGNWLLALLEVSLAGGSSHLYFLPLGIAWETAGDNPIDRFGAAALARVREKARIGILYDAFIDPVYCRALGQSIGGGGPQPLGHGSLRCTASEHYARLAEALDDEVRQPLQEQTNTGVFFGSRLYLKGYRRLQFGTNPEIEIGYFLGSVPEFSRVAAVAGSVEYVAPDGRAAALAMLQEFVDNQGNAWDYTLNHLDRLFSPDTWPAAAVDEAEAEGMDRVYLLLAQTLGRRIGEMHAAFAHGTDPAFAPEPLGDAEVEAWRAQVIRDVERTLGLLEAALPRLDERVRSEARQVLTAHRPLIARLAGLELASPGLVKTRLHGDLHLGQVLIVQNDFVIVDFEGEPARPIDERRYRHSPLRDVAGMLRSFDYAVRTVGYHHLQARPEHADALARALFEWKDGVVRSFLQAYHEVVAPLPSVPPDTAVAADFVTLFVIEKLLYELRYELDNRPEWVRIPLAALAEIAASLPGS, from the coding sequence ATGGATCTGTTGCCCGCAATGGCCGCGCCGGACAAGGAAACCGACGACGGGCTCTGGTACAAGGATGCGGTGGTGTACGAACTGCACGTCAAGGCGTTCTTCGACGCCAACGACGACGGCGTCGGCGACTTCAACGGCCTGACGCGCAAGCTCGATTACATCCGCGACCTCGGCGTCAACACGATCTGGCTGCTGCCGTTCTATCCGTCGCCGCTGAAGGACGACGGCTATGACGTCGCCGACTACCATGGCGTGCTGCCGGCGTATGGCACGCGTGCCGATTTCCGGCAATTCGTCCGCGAAGCGCACCGGCGCGGGCTGCGCGTCATCACCGAGCTCGTCGTCAACCACACGTCGGACCAGCACGCGTGGTTCCAGGCGGCGCGCCGCGCACCGGCAGGGTCGTCGAAGCGCAACTACTACGTGTGGAGCGACGATCCGACGCGATACAGTGGCACGCGCATCATCTTCACCGACACCGAGACGTCGAACTGGGCGTGGGATCCCGTCGCGAAGTCGTACTACTGGCATCGCTTCTTCAGCCATCAGCCGGACCTCAACTTCGAGAACCCGAACGTGCTGAAAGCGGTGCTGCGCACGATGCGCTTCTGGCTCGACATGGGCGTCGACGGCTTCCGCCTCGACGCGATTCCGTACCTGCGCGAGCGCGAAGGCACGAACAACGAGAACCTCGCCGAAACGCACGACGTGATCCGCGAGATCCGCAAATGCATCGACGCGCACTACCGCGGCCGCGTGCTGCTCGCCGAAGCGAACCAGTGGCCGGAGGACGTGCGCGAGTATTTCGGCGACGGCGACGAATGCCACATGGCGTACCACTTCCCGCTGATGCCGCGGCTGTTCATGGCGGTCGCGCAGGAAGACCGCTTCCCGGTCGTCGACATCATGCGCCAGACGCCGGACATCCCCGACAACTGCCAGTGGGCGATCTTCCTGCGCAACCATGACGAGCTGACGCTCGAGATGGTCACCGACCGCGAGCGCGACTACATGTGGCAGTTCTTCGCCAACGACCCGCGCATGCGCATCAACGTCGGCATCCGCCGGCGTCTCGCACCCTTGCTCGAGAACAGCCGTGACCGCATCGAGCTGATGAGCTTCCTGCTGCTGACGATGCCCGGCTCGCCGATCATCTATTACGGCGACGAACTCGGCATGGGCGACAACGTCTTTCTCGGCGACCGCGACGGGGTGCGCACGCCGATGCAATGGACGCCGGACCGCAACGCCGGGTTTTCACGCGCCGACCCGCAGCAGCTCTACCTGCCGCCGATCATGGACCCGATTTACGGCTTCCAGGCGATCAACGTCGAAGCGCAGGCGCGCAATCCGCATTCGCTGCTGAACTTCACGCGGCGGCTGATCGCGATGAGGAACGGCTCGCGCGCGTTCGGCCGCGGCACGCTGCGATTCCTCGAGCCGGGCAACCGCAAGGTGCTCGCCTACTTGCGCGAATATCGCGACCAGAGCGTGCTGTGCGTCGCGAATCTCGCGCGCACGCCGCAGGCGGTCGAACTCGACCTCGCGCGCTTCGAAGGCCGCGTGCCGGTCGAGATCGTCGGCCGCGTGCCGTTTCCGCCGGTCGGTAAGCTGCCGTATCTGCTGACGCTCGCCGGCCACGGTTTTTTCGCCTTCGAGCTGTCGGCCGATGCGCCGGCGCCGAACTGGCACGAGGAGCGGCTGCCGCAGACCGAGTTGCCGATGCTCGTGCTCACGGAGGGCTGGCGCACGTTCTTCCGCGGTCACGAGGGTGGCAGCGCGGTGCGCCGCGCGATCGCCACGCGCAGCCGCGACCAGCTGCAGAACGAAGTGCTGCTGCCGTACCTGCAGGCACGGCGGTGGTTCGCCGCGAAAGGCGAGACGGTGACGCGCATCGAAGTCGTCGAGGAGCAGGAGTGGGCTGCCGGCGGCGGCAACTGGCTGCTCGCGCTGCTCGAAGTCAGCCTCGCCGGTGGATCGTCGCACCTGTATTTCCTGCCGCTCGGCATCGCGTGGGAGACGGCCGGTGACAACCCGATCGATCGTTTCGGTGCGGCGGCGCTCGCCCGCGTTCGCGAGAAAGCGCGCATCGGCATTCTCTACGACGCGTTCATCGACCCGGTGTATTGCCGGGCGCTCGGCCAGAGCATCGGCGGAGGCGGGCCGCAGCCGCTCGGCCACGGCAGCTTGCGCTGCACCGCGAGCGAACACTACGCGCGGCTTGCCGAGGCGCTCGACGACGAGGTCCGCCAGCCGCTGCAGGAGCAGACCAACACCGGCGTGTTCTTCGGCTCGCGGCTGTACCTGAAAGGTTATCGGCGCCTGCAGTTCGGCACGAACCCGGAAATCGAAATCGGCTATTTCCTCGGCAGCGTCCCGGAATTTTCACGCGTCGCCGCGGTCGCCGGTTCGGTTGAATACGTCGCCCCCGACGGTCGGGCGGCGGCGCTGGCGATGCTGCAGGAATTCGTCGATAACCAGGGCAACGCGTGGGATTACACGCTGAATCACCTGGATCGGCTTTTTTCTCCCGATACCTGGCCTGCCGCGGCGGTCGACGAAGCCGAGGCCGAGGGGATGGACCGGGTCTATCTGCTGCTCGCGCAGACGCTCGGAAGGCGCATCGGCGAGATGCATGCGGCATTCGCGCACGGCACTGATCCGGCATTCGCGCCGGAGCCGCTCGGCGACGCGGAAGTCGAAGCGTGGCGGGCTCAGGTGATCAGGGATGTCGAGCGCACCCTGGGCCTGCTCGAAGCGGCGTTGCCGCGCCTGGACGAGCGCGTCCGCAGCGAGGCGCGGCAGGTGCTGACGGCGCATCGTCCGTTGATCGCGCGCCTCGCCGGGCTCGAGCTGGCTTCACCCGGCCTCGTCAAAACGCGGCTGCACGGCGACCTGCATCTCGGGCAGGTGCTGATCGTGCAGAACGATTTCGTCATCGTCGATTTCGAGGGCGAGCCGGCCCGGCCGATCGACGAGCGGCGATACCGGCATTCGCCGCTGCGGGACGTAGCCGGCATGTTGCGTTCGTTTGACTACGCGGTACGCACGGTCGGATACCACCACCTCCAGGCGCGCCCCGAACACGCCGACGCGCTCGCGCGCGCGCTGTTCGAATGGAAGGACGGGGTGGTGCGAAGCTTCCTGCAGGCATACCACGAAGTCGTCGCGCCGCTGCCTTCGGTTCCGCCGGATACAGCCGTCGCGGCGGATTTCGTGACGCTGTTCGTCATCGAGAAGCTGCTCTACGAACTGCGCTACGAACTCGACAATCGCCCGGAATGGGTCCGCATTCCGCTCGCCGCACTCGCGGAAATCGCGGCGTCGCTGCCGGGAAGCTGA